One Haloarchaeobius amylolyticus genomic window, TCGTTCGATGGAGTCACCGTCGTCCTCTGAGGGGGAATCGTCGGGCACGACGGGGTCCGGGTGCTTGTCCTTCGGGACGCCCGGCATCCCCGTCTCGCCTGACTCGGAATCCCCGTCAGTCTCGGTCTCCTCGACCGTCTCCGGGATTCCGTCGTTGGTGTCACTGTCGTTGCTCATAGAATCGGGTTGCTACCTGAATCGAAGGCTCAGGCACTGATATACTTTCTCCCCTCTCGCCCCGTCGACACACGACCGGATTCGATGGATAGAAGCCTCCTACACCCCACGAACGGCACCCGCCGGATGCCGCCACCCTTATAAATGGAACGGTCGACCCATGTAGTATGACTCGCGGATTCTACATCGGCCGGTTCCAGCCGTACCACAACGGCCACCACAGCATGGTCGAGACCATCGCCGCGGAGGTCGACGAACTCGTGCTGGGCATCGGGAGCGCGGGCGACTCGCACAGCACCCACGACCCGTTCACGGCCGGCGAGCGGATCATGATGCTGACGAAGTCGCTCCAGGAGTTCGACCTGACGACGTACGCGGTCCCCATCGAGGACCTCGAACGGAACTCGGTGTGGGTGAGCCACGTCCAGTCGATGTCGCCGTCGTTCGACGTGGCGTACTCGAACAACCCGCTCGTCATCCGGCTGTTCGAGGAGGCCGGCATCGAGGTGCGCCAGTCGCCCATGTTCAACCGGGACGTCCTGGAGGGCACC contains:
- a CDS encoding nicotinamide-nucleotide adenylyltransferase codes for the protein MTRGFYIGRFQPYHNGHHSMVETIAAEVDELVLGIGSAGDSHSTHDPFTAGERIMMLTKSLQEFDLTTYAVPIEDLERNSVWVSHVQSMSPSFDVAYSNNPLVIRLFEEAGIEVRQSPMFNRDVLEGTEVRERMIQGEDWESLIPDPAVEIIEEIDGIERIQQVAETDTNGGE